A window from Actimicrobium sp. CCC2.4 encodes these proteins:
- a CDS encoding ankyrin repeat domain-containing protein: MDAITNRIRQYRQQSSNQSSSGAAEPLLPTTPSGQGTLAAHTGGGLRNRLQNLIAGRTSRITNLLSTYGLATPALRRFSDQDVSALTGALGILAPPPQSARATTQHILNACAIGSANQFSAVVTLIRHKVIDPNRIGTARTSLLCHLAAHGAQDASERGIPLTERIFLLVVHGASLYQLNHRRRLPLEVAWSRPDSDGIAAGLALIAAGFTPLIRDSAGKTILHRAAAQNNLPLLRAWCQSRLATNLRDDYGQTPLMDAAEQNRSESIEVLLGRRGTELNATDRDGMTALHLATASASVAAAGMLLRHGADPFSQTGMTITPFEVAGILATQYREPQMLNLMSQYQ; the protein is encoded by the coding sequence ATGGACGCCATCACGAACCGGATACGTCAGTACCGGCAACAATCAAGCAATCAATCTTCCTCCGGTGCGGCCGAGCCGCTATTGCCGACGACGCCGTCGGGTCAGGGCACCCTCGCTGCCCATACGGGCGGCGGACTGCGCAACCGGCTGCAAAACCTCATTGCCGGCCGAACCAGCCGCATCACCAACTTGCTATCGACCTATGGCCTCGCGACCCCGGCGCTGCGGCGCTTCTCTGACCAGGATGTGAGCGCTCTGACCGGCGCGCTGGGCATACTGGCACCACCACCGCAGAGCGCGCGCGCCACCACACAGCACATCCTTAATGCCTGTGCCATCGGCTCTGCGAACCAGTTTTCGGCAGTGGTCACGCTGATCAGGCACAAGGTTATCGACCCGAACCGGATAGGCACTGCGCGCACCAGCCTGCTCTGCCATCTGGCAGCGCACGGTGCGCAGGACGCCAGCGAGCGAGGCATACCATTGACCGAACGCATTTTCCTGCTGGTCGTTCACGGGGCCAGCCTGTACCAGCTAAACCATCGCCGCCGGCTACCGCTGGAAGTGGCGTGGTCGAGGCCGGACAGCGACGGCATTGCGGCGGGATTGGCATTGATCGCGGCCGGCTTCACGCCGCTGATCCGCGATAGCGCAGGCAAGACCATCTTGCATCGTGCTGCCGCGCAAAACAATTTGCCGCTACTGCGCGCCTGGTGCCAGTCAAGGCTGGCGACCAATCTGCGCGACGACTACGGCCAGACGCCGCTGATGGATGCCGCCGAACAGAACCGCAGCGAGAGCATTGAAGTTTTACTCGGCCGGCGTGGCACAGAGCTCAACGCGACCGACAGGGATGGCATGACTGCGCTGCACCTGGCGACAGCATCCGCTAGTGTCGCGGCTGCCGGAATGCTGTTGCGGCATGGTGCCGATCCGTTTAGCCAGACCGGTATGACAATCACGCCATTTGAGGTGGCCGGAATACTGGCGACGCAGTACCGGGAACCGCAGATGCTGAATCTGATGTCGCAATACCAGTAA
- a CDS encoding ankyrin repeat domain-containing protein, translating to MHESATRAGLCCCWGTPATRDATPATAPFAVRNTTATGDIQDALAILNAPSRNGDATGLLLARAIIDGNAIKFAAAMTLAKHGVIDLNQPFLTSSRASMLLELVNKPNASRAGVEFPASEFITPRNRITAMVAHGADPDHPHFSGARPLEVAWRQGTPEGNEVAQALLDAGANPLKHDGDGLTMLHRAVLGDNMNLINNWHAAGLPSDAVSREHRVTPLMLAASENNLPATRALLAGGANVIAPCEGGQTPYSLALDHAMNSGDDRMARLLQQHALASGIPEAVLELVVNRAR from the coding sequence ATGCACGAATCAGCAACGCGAGCCGGGCTCTGCTGCTGCTGGGGCACGCCGGCCACCCGCGATGCCACACCCGCAACGGCACCCTTTGCCGTCCGCAACACCACCGCAACAGGCGACATCCAGGATGCGCTCGCGATACTCAACGCCCCCTCCCGGAACGGCGATGCCACCGGCCTCTTGCTGGCCCGGGCCATCATCGACGGCAATGCAATAAAGTTCGCTGCGGCCATGACGCTGGCAAAACATGGCGTGATCGACCTGAATCAACCGTTCCTGACAAGCAGCCGGGCCAGCATGTTGCTCGAACTCGTCAACAAACCCAATGCATCACGTGCCGGCGTTGAATTTCCTGCCAGCGAATTCATTACGCCCCGCAATCGCATCACGGCGATGGTGGCACACGGTGCCGATCCCGATCATCCGCATTTCAGTGGCGCACGACCTTTGGAAGTCGCATGGCGCCAGGGCACCCCCGAAGGCAACGAGGTGGCACAAGCACTGCTCGATGCCGGTGCTAACCCGCTCAAGCACGACGGCGATGGCCTGACCATGCTGCACCGCGCAGTGCTCGGCGACAACATGAATCTGATTAACAACTGGCATGCCGCCGGGCTGCCTTCAGATGCGGTTTCCCGTGAGCACCGCGTCACACCGCTGATGCTCGCCGCCAGCGAAAACAACCTGCCGGCCACCCGCGCACTGCTCGCCGGTGGTGCCAACGTCATCGCCCCCTGCGAAGGTGGCCAGACACCCTACAGCCTGGCGCTGGATCATGCGATGAACAGCGGCGACGACCGCATGGCAAGACTGCTGCAGCAGCATGCCCTCGCCAGCGGCATCCCGGAAGCAGTACTTGAGCTGGTCGTCAACCGCGCCCGCTGA
- a CDS encoding glucokinase: MSSTVPANSRDAQSAMYLDGPRLLADIGGTNARFALERAPGQIEAIRVLRCADHAEFAIAVEAYLVEIGQPTVRHAAIAIANPVQGDEIKMTNHHWAFSIEATRRRLNFDTLLIVNDFTALAMSLPHLEQTHLSPVGQGTSRPGGVIGLVGAGTGLGVGGLIPTAGRWLALGSEGGHVTFSPADERELAVLQYCWKTWPHVSAERLVSGPGIVLIYQALAARNGVAAAPLGTPEIIQRALAGTDALCLEVVDCFCGMLGTVASNVAVTLGTLGGIYIGGGVVPHLGEYFARSSFRTRFEDKGRFGDYLGQIPTFVITAPYPAFVGVAAILSEHLGGGNAIPILERIRKSRSSFSPAEQKVASLILAHPRVVMNEPISEIARRAEVSQPTVIRFCRSLGCQGLADFKLKLASGVTGTVPVAHSQVHVGDSALDLGVKVVDNTITAMLEVRDNLNAESLTAVIEALSQASRIDFYGFGSCGLVAEDAQQKFFRLGIPTSAATDPQVQEVSASMLRPRDVAVIISNSGKLRHLAATVEAAMASGATVIALAPANSQLARRAHLTLAVEHDEGSAAHIPMVSRILLLLLIDMLAVGVSLNRTSPFAELQRQAKRGILNHIASASGLESDRLNEDGGPVAPVISHTV; this comes from the coding sequence ATGTCTTCCACAGTGCCTGCTAATTCCCGTGACGCGCAAAGCGCGATGTATCTCGACGGTCCGCGTCTGCTCGCCGATATCGGTGGCACCAATGCCCGCTTTGCGCTGGAACGTGCGCCCGGCCAGATCGAGGCGATCCGCGTGCTGCGCTGCGCCGACCATGCCGAATTCGCCATCGCGGTCGAAGCCTATCTGGTCGAAATCGGCCAGCCGACCGTGCGCCATGCCGCCATCGCGATCGCCAACCCGGTACAGGGCGACGAGATCAAGATGACCAATCATCACTGGGCGTTTTCGATCGAAGCCACCCGGCGCCGGCTCAATTTCGACACGCTGCTGATCGTCAATGACTTCACCGCACTGGCGATGTCGCTGCCGCATCTGGAGCAAACCCACCTGTCGCCGGTCGGCCAGGGCACCAGCCGTCCGGGCGGCGTGATTGGTCTGGTCGGCGCCGGCACGGGTCTCGGCGTTGGCGGCCTGATACCGACGGCCGGACGCTGGCTGGCGCTGGGCAGCGAAGGCGGTCACGTGACGTTTTCGCCGGCCGACGAGCGCGAGCTCGCGGTGCTGCAGTATTGCTGGAAAACCTGGCCACACGTATCGGCCGAACGGCTGGTGTCCGGGCCCGGTATCGTCCTGATTTATCAGGCACTGGCCGCCCGCAACGGGGTCGCTGCGGCACCGCTCGGCACGCCGGAGATCATCCAGCGCGCCCTCGCGGGGACCGATGCCTTGTGTCTCGAAGTGGTCGATTGCTTTTGCGGCATGCTCGGCACCGTCGCCTCGAACGTCGCCGTCACGCTCGGCACGCTGGGTGGTATCTACATCGGCGGCGGCGTGGTGCCGCATCTGGGCGAGTACTTTGCGCGCTCGTCATTCCGCACCCGTTTTGAAGACAAGGGCCGCTTCGGCGATTACCTGGGCCAGATCCCGACCTTCGTCATCACCGCGCCGTATCCGGCCTTCGTGGGCGTGGCGGCGATCCTGTCCGAGCATCTCGGCGGCGGCAATGCGATTCCTATCCTGGAACGCATCCGCAAGTCACGCTCGAGTTTTTCGCCGGCCGAACAGAAAGTCGCCAGCCTGATCCTCGCGCATCCGCGCGTGGTGATGAACGAACCGATTTCCGAAATCGCGCGTCGCGCCGAAGTCAGCCAGCCGACCGTGATTCGCTTTTGTCGCTCGCTCGGTTGCCAGGGTCTGGCCGACTTCAAGCTCAAGCTGGCCTCGGGCGTGACCGGCACGGTGCCGGTGGCGCACAGCCAGGTGCATGTCGGGGATTCGGCGCTGGATCTGGGCGTGAAGGTGGTCGACAACACGATTACTGCGATGCTGGAAGTGCGCGATAACCTCAATGCCGAGTCGCTGACGGCGGTCATCGAGGCGCTCAGCCAGGCCAGCCGGATCGATTTTTACGGCTTCGGCAGTTGCGGTCTGGTGGCCGAAGATGCGCAGCAAAAGTTCTTCCGGCTTGGCATCCCGACTTCGGCGGCGACCGACCCGCAAGTGCAGGAAGTGTCCGCCTCGATGCTGCGGCCACGCGATGTGGCGGTGATCATTTCAAACTCGGGAAAATTGCGCCATCTGGCTGCGACGGTCGAAGCGGCGATGGCCAGCGGTGCCACCGTGATCGCACTGGCACCGGCCAATTCGCAACTGGCGCGGCGGGCCCATCTGACGCTGGCCGTCGAGCATGACGAAGGCAGCGCCGCGCATATTCCGATGGTCTCGCGCATCCTGTTGCTGCTGCTCATCGACATGCTGGCCGTCGGCGTATCACTCAACCGCACCAGCCCGTTTGCCGAACTGCAGCGCCAGGCCAAGCGTGGCATTCTCAATCACATCGCGTCAGCCAGTGGCCTCGAATCGGATCGCCTCAATGAAGACGGCGGTCCGGTTGCACCGGTAATTTCACATACGGTGTGA
- the pgl gene encoding 6-phosphogluconolactonase — protein MTIQFHLFDEAAAAAQALTEAVRADLEHALVNSPRALLLVSGGRSPLPLFGLLAAQPWPWAQIDVSLVDERCVPLTDADSNSALVARHLLVNAAAAARWVPLVDDTLAAAATAEWPVAQQSAITANANPVLAQAAVVILGLGNDGHTASLFADAPQWNDARQTSARYVALQPQAAAHARVGLSLQALIGQHHCYVWSSGADKLATLERLVALVQGTPDHLPDTLNDAGPLALLIAHPKVILHVFHSAC, from the coding sequence ATGACCATTCAATTTCACTTATTTGACGAAGCCGCCGCTGCCGCGCAAGCGCTCACCGAAGCCGTTCGCGCTGATCTGGAGCACGCGCTGGTGAACTCGCCGCGCGCGCTGTTGCTAGTGTCCGGCGGGCGCAGTCCGCTGCCGCTATTTGGGCTTCTGGCCGCGCAACCATGGCCGTGGGCGCAGATCGATGTATCGCTGGTCGATGAACGCTGCGTGCCGCTGACCGATGCCGATTCGAACTCGGCGCTGGTGGCGCGCCATCTGCTGGTGAACGCCGCCGCCGCCGCACGCTGGGTGCCGCTGGTCGACGACACGCTGGCCGCTGCGGCCACCGCTGAATGGCCGGTCGCGCAGCAATCGGCCATCACGGCCAACGCCAACCCCGTGCTGGCGCAGGCCGCCGTCGTCATTCTCGGCCTCGGCAACGATGGCCATACCGCTTCGCTGTTTGCGGATGCGCCGCAATGGAATGACGCACGTCAGACCAGCGCGCGCTATGTGGCGCTGCAACCGCAAGCCGCTGCCCATGCCCGCGTCGGCCTGTCGCTGCAGGCGCTGATCGGCCAGCACCATTGTTATGTCTGGTCCAGCGGTGCCGACAAGCTGGCCACACTCGAACGTCTTGTTGCGCTGGTCCAGGGCACCCCTGACCACCTCCCCGATACCCTCAACGATGCAGGCCCGCTGGCACTGCTGATCGCCCATCCGAAAGTGATTCTTCATGTCTTCCACAGTGCCTGCTAA
- the zwf gene encoding glucose-6-phosphate dehydrogenase has protein sequence MQHDPAFTFVLFGGTGDLSMRKILPALLSAHRGDKLHADGKILCVAQQAMDRAAFIASVRQRVGAHLAADDAGWESFLERIDYLAIDAFDAASYQSLAERLQQASGVRVFYLATAPALFEPICAHLAASGIDLTQARVVLEKPLGTDLASSRKINDAVARVFAENQIYRIDHYLGKESVQNLMALRFANSLFEPLWRRESIAHVQLTIAEELGVEGRGGFYDDTGALRDMVQNHLLQLLCIVAMEPPTSFDADAVRDEKLRVLRSLKPLSPADVEQKAVRGQYGSGAIRGNAVAGYLDEAGIEADSCAETFVALQAEINNWRWAGVPFFLRTGKRLPQRMAEIVITFRPVPHAILPLPIGLTSEVSNRLVIKLQPEESIQLHCLGKQPGDGMYLEPVVLDLALDKASKRPRAEAYERLLLDAIRGNLALFVRRDEQEAAWKWVEPLLSAWDNSSQPPKSYAAGTWGPASSSALLYRAGFAWPEER, from the coding sequence ATGCAACACGATCCCGCATTTACCTTTGTCCTGTTTGGCGGTACCGGCGATCTCTCGATGCGCAAGATACTGCCGGCGCTGCTGTCCGCGCACCGTGGTGACAAGCTGCACGCCGATGGCAAGATCCTGTGCGTGGCGCAGCAAGCGATGGACCGGGCGGCTTTTATTGCCAGCGTGCGCCAGCGCGTTGGTGCCCACCTGGCGGCGGACGATGCCGGCTGGGAAAGTTTTCTGGAGCGGATTGATTACCTGGCCATCGATGCTTTCGATGCCGCCTCCTATCAGTCATTGGCAGAGCGGCTGCAACAAGCCAGCGGTGTGCGGGTGTTTTATCTGGCCACCGCGCCAGCCTTGTTCGAACCGATTTGCGCCCACCTGGCCGCCAGCGGCATCGACCTGACGCAAGCCCGCGTGGTGCTCGAAAAACCGCTGGGCACCGACCTGGCGTCGTCGCGCAAGATCAATGATGCGGTCGCCCGCGTCTTCGCCGAAAACCAGATCTACCGGATCGACCATTACCTCGGCAAGGAGTCGGTGCAAAACCTGATGGCGCTGCGCTTTGCCAATTCGCTGTTCGAACCGCTCTGGCGGCGCGAATCGATCGCCCACGTGCAACTGACGATTGCCGAAGAACTCGGTGTCGAAGGACGCGGCGGGTTTTACGATGACACCGGCGCGCTGCGCGACATGGTGCAAAACCATCTGCTGCAATTGCTGTGCATCGTCGCGATGGAGCCGCCGACCTCGTTCGATGCCGATGCCGTGCGCGATGAAAAACTGCGTGTGCTGCGCTCGCTCAAGCCGCTCTCGCCGGCCGACGTCGAACAGAAGGCCGTGCGCGGTCAATATGGTTCGGGTGCGATCCGCGGCAATGCCGTGGCCGGCTATCTCGACGAGGCCGGTATCGAAGCCGATTCGTGTGCCGAAACCTTCGTCGCACTGCAGGCAGAAATCAACAACTGGCGCTGGGCCGGCGTGCCCTTCTTTTTGCGCACCGGCAAACGGCTGCCGCAACGCATGGCCGAAATCGTCATTACCTTCCGGCCGGTACCGCACGCCATCCTGCCGCTGCCGATCGGGCTGACCAGCGAAGTCTCGAACCGGCTGGTGATCAAGTTGCAACCCGAAGAATCGATACAGCTGCATTGCCTGGGCAAGCAGCCCGGCGACGGCATGTACCTCGAACCGGTGGTGCTGGACCTGGCGCTGGACAAAGCCTCGAAGCGTCCGCGCGCCGAAGCCTACGAGCGCCTGCTGCTCGACGCGATACGCGGCAATCTTGCGCTGTTCGTACGTCGCGATGAACAGGAAGCCGCCTGGAAATGGGTCGAACCCTTGCTGAGCGCGTGGGACAACAGCAGCCAGCCGCCGAAGTCGTATGCGGCCGGCACCTGGGGTCCGGCGTCGTCCAGCGCTTTACTTTATCGTGCCGGTTTTGCCTGGCCTGAGGAACGCTGA
- a CDS encoding ABC transporter substrate-binding protein gives MKLNHLVTSLLAATALMSATTVAQAAEVEVLHYWTSGGEAKSVAELKKMMEAKGISWKDFAVAGGGGENATTALKARVIAGSAPTAAQIKGPSIQEWGRENVLANIDAVAVTEKWDALLPKVVSDVMKYKGHYVAAPINVHRVNWLWINPEVLKKAGATTPANFDEFFVAADKIKAAGMIAVAHGGQPWQDATVFESVALGVGGAEFYKKALVNMDQAALTGPTMIKTFDTLGKIKTYIDKNSPGRDWNLATAMIINGQAGMQFMGDWAKGEFTAAGKVAGKDYLCVAAPGTAKAFTFNIDSLAMFQVKDPATQKAQLVLASTIMSPEFQEVFNLNKGSIPARAGVPPAKFDACALKSMADLDIANKAGGLVPSMAHGMAVNAATQGAITDVIARFMNSTMSSQDAVAALARAAKTK, from the coding sequence ATGAAACTGAACCACCTCGTCACATCCCTTCTCGCTGCCACCGCCCTGATGTCTGCGACCACGGTCGCGCAGGCCGCCGAAGTCGAAGTACTGCATTACTGGACTTCGGGCGGTGAAGCCAAGTCGGTCGCCGAACTGAAAAAAATGATGGAAGCCAAGGGCATCAGCTGGAAGGATTTTGCGGTGGCCGGCGGCGGCGGTGAAAACGCCACGACCGCACTGAAAGCCCGCGTCATCGCCGGCAGTGCGCCGACCGCGGCACAGATCAAGGGACCGTCGATCCAGGAGTGGGGCCGCGAAAACGTGCTGGCCAATATCGATGCGGTAGCCGTCACCGAAAAATGGGATGCCCTGCTGCCGAAAGTGGTCTCCGACGTGATGAAGTACAAGGGACATTATGTTGCTGCACCTATCAATGTGCATCGGGTCAACTGGCTCTGGATCAACCCTGAAGTCCTGAAAAAAGCCGGTGCCACGACGCCGGCCAACTTCGATGAATTCTTTGTCGCCGCCGACAAGATCAAGGCCGCCGGCATGATCGCCGTAGCGCATGGCGGCCAGCCCTGGCAGGATGCCACCGTGTTCGAATCCGTCGCCCTTGGTGTCGGCGGTGCCGAGTTCTACAAGAAGGCGCTGGTAAACATGGATCAGGCGGCACTGACCGGCCCGACCATGATCAAGACCTTCGATACGCTCGGCAAGATCAAGACCTACATCGACAAGAATTCCCCGGGCCGCGACTGGAATCTGGCCACCGCGATGATCATCAACGGCCAGGCCGGCATGCAATTCATGGGTGACTGGGCCAAAGGCGAATTCACGGCGGCAGGCAAGGTCGCCGGCAAGGATTACCTGTGCGTCGCTGCACCCGGTACCGCGAAAGCCTTCACCTTCAATATCGATTCGCTGGCGATGTTCCAGGTTAAGGACCCGGCCACCCAGAAAGCCCAGCTGGTGCTGGCCAGCACCATCATGAGCCCCGAGTTCCAGGAAGTCTTCAACCTGAACAAGGGTTCGATCCCGGCCCGTGCCGGTGTCCCGCCTGCCAAGTTCGATGCCTGTGCGCTCAAATCGATGGCTGATCTGGACATCGCCAACAAAGCCGGCGGACTGGTGCCGAGCATGGCGCATGGCATGGCGGTGAACGCCGCCACGCAAGGTGCGATCACCGACGTGATTGCCCGCTTCATGAATTCGACGATGAGTTCGCAAGACGCCGTGGCTGCACTGGCCAGAGCCGCAAAAACCAAGTAA
- a CDS encoding sugar ABC transporter permease — protein MTTLAAPRPAPPKPHGSSRIAAIADAWLPRLVLGPTVLASLVFVYGFIFLTGYLSLTESRLMPNFEYAGFGQYAALFEIDRWWVSAANLGIFGGLFIVFCLAIGLGMAVLLDQKIRAEGALRAIYMYPMALSFVVTGTAWKWILNPGLGLEKMVRDWGFTNFTFDWLVNSEMAIYTIVIAGVWQSSGFVMALFLAGLRGVDDSIIKAAMVDGASLPTIYLRIVIPALRPVFFSVLLVLAHIAIKSFDLVMALTSGGPGNASDVPAIFMYQFSFTRGQLGLGAASAMMMLATVLAVLVPLMYMETKGARHAR, from the coding sequence ATGACGACCCTCGCCGCGCCCCGGCCAGCGCCCCCCAAGCCCCATGGCAGCAGCCGCATCGCGGCCATTGCCGACGCGTGGTTGCCGCGACTCGTGCTGGGCCCGACCGTGCTGGCATCGCTGGTCTTCGTGTACGGCTTCATTTTTCTGACCGGCTATCTGTCGCTGACTGAATCGCGCCTGATGCCGAACTTCGAGTACGCCGGTTTCGGCCAGTACGCGGCGCTGTTCGAGATCGATCGCTGGTGGGTATCGGCCGCCAACCTCGGCATTTTCGGTGGCCTGTTCATTGTGTTCTGCCTGGCCATCGGTCTCGGCATGGCAGTCTTGCTGGACCAGAAAATCCGTGCCGAAGGCGCCCTGCGCGCGATCTACATGTACCCGATGGCGCTGTCGTTCGTCGTCACCGGCACCGCCTGGAAATGGATACTGAACCCCGGCCTGGGCCTCGAAAAAATGGTTCGCGACTGGGGCTTCACCAACTTTACGTTCGACTGGCTGGTCAACTCCGAGATGGCGATTTATACGATCGTCATTGCCGGCGTCTGGCAGTCCTCGGGTTTCGTGATGGCGCTGTTTCTGGCCGGCCTGCGCGGCGTTGACGACAGCATCATCAAGGCCGCGATGGTCGATGGCGCGAGCTTGCCGACGATCTATCTGCGCATCGTGATCCCTGCCTTGCGGCCGGTGTTTTTCAGCGTGTTGTTGGTGCTCGCACACATCGCCATCAAGAGCTTCGACCTGGTCATGGCGCTGACTTCCGGCGGCCCCGGCAACGCGTCGGATGTGCCGGCGATCTTCATGTACCAGTTTTCGTTTACGCGCGGCCAGCTGGGTCTTGGTGCGGCTTCCGCGATGATGATGCTGGCCACCGTGCTGGCGGTGCTGGTGCCGCTGATGTACATGGAAACCAAAGGAGCGCGCCATGCACGCTGA
- a CDS encoding carbohydrate ABC transporter permease — MHAEQKGFPGIGRIVIYLLLALVALYYLIPLYVMLTTSVKTLAEIRSGNLLDLPMSPSGAAWAKAWSGACTGVRCDGLQPFFWNSVLMAVPAVLLSTLIGSLNGYVLAHWRFRYSEIVFTALMVGCFIPFQVVILPMARLLGMFGLSNTTTGLVMVHIIYGVAFTTLFFRNYYVSVPEELVKAARIDGAGFFMIYRRIIFPLSLPIFMVCFIWQFTQIWNDFLFGVVFGGSDAQPVTVALNNLVNTTTGVREYNVNMAAAIIAALPTLVIYLIAGKYFVRGLTAGAVKG, encoded by the coding sequence ATGCACGCTGAACAAAAAGGCTTCCCCGGCATCGGCCGCATCGTGATCTATCTCCTGCTCGCTCTGGTGGCGCTGTATTACCTGATTCCGCTGTATGTGATGCTGACCACGTCGGTCAAGACGCTAGCCGAAATCCGCAGCGGCAATTTGCTTGATCTGCCGATGTCACCATCCGGCGCGGCCTGGGCCAAGGCCTGGAGTGGTGCGTGCACCGGCGTGCGCTGCGACGGACTGCAGCCGTTTTTCTGGAATTCGGTCCTGATGGCAGTACCCGCCGTGCTGCTGTCGACACTGATCGGCTCGCTCAATGGCTATGTGCTGGCGCACTGGCGTTTCCGTTATTCAGAGATCGTGTTCACGGCGCTGATGGTCGGTTGCTTCATTCCGTTCCAGGTCGTGATCCTGCCGATGGCGCGCCTGCTCGGGATGTTCGGTTTATCGAACACGACGACGGGACTGGTGATGGTCCATATCATTTATGGCGTGGCCTTCACGACGCTGTTCTTCCGCAATTATTACGTGTCGGTGCCGGAAGAACTGGTCAAGGCGGCGCGGATTGATGGCGCGGGGTTTTTCATGATTTACCGCCGCATCATTTTCCCGCTGTCGCTGCCGATTTTCATGGTCTGCTTCATCTGGCAATTCACGCAGATCTGGAATGACTTCCTGTTCGGCGTGGTGTTCGGCGGCTCGGATGCGCAACCGGTCACGGTGGCACTGAACAACCTGGTCAACACCACGACCGGCGTCAGGGAATACAACGTCAACATGGCCGCGGCAATCATTGCTGCGCTGCCGACCCTGGTGATCTACCTGATCGCCGGTAAATATTTCGTGCGCGGCCTGACGGCCGGCGCAGTCAAAGGTTAA
- a CDS encoding sn-glycerol-3-phosphate ABC transporter ATP-binding protein UgpC — protein MASLSIRNVRKVYPNGAEVLKGINLDIEDGQFVILVGGSGCGKSTLLNMIAGLETVSEGEILIADKVVNDVPPKSRDIAMVFQSYALYPTMTVRENISFGLGIRKVPKDEQKKIVERVAETLQMTHLLDRKPALLSGGQRQRVAMGRAIARDPALFLFDEPLSNLDAKLRVEMRAEIKLMHQRLGTTIVYVTHDQIEAMTLGDRIAVMKDGVVQQYGSPQEIYDQPQNLFVAGFIGSPSMNFLRGKLAAQGAGAVFELEHGGTITALPLPDSLLQSPGLMTRIGHEVILGIRPEHVTDAESARNNVASDAYCPTEVSCTVEMVEPTGPDTMVFVWFNQTRATCRTHPRAGAMPRGVITLAFDLSKAVLFDPVSEERIA, from the coding sequence ATGGCTAGCTTATCGATCCGCAATGTGCGCAAGGTGTACCCGAACGGCGCTGAAGTGTTGAAGGGCATCAACCTCGATATCGAGGATGGCCAGTTCGTCATCCTGGTCGGCGGTTCCGGCTGCGGCAAGTCGACGCTGCTCAACATGATCGCCGGCCTTGAGACCGTCTCCGAAGGCGAGATCCTGATCGCCGACAAGGTGGTCAACGACGTCCCGCCGAAGTCGCGCGATATCGCGATGGTGTTCCAGTCGTATGCGCTGTATCCGACCATGACGGTGCGCGAGAATATCTCGTTCGGCCTGGGCATCCGCAAGGTGCCGAAAGACGAGCAGAAGAAGATCGTCGAGCGCGTCGCCGAAACCCTGCAGATGACGCATTTGCTAGACCGCAAACCGGCCCTGCTGTCGGGTGGACAACGCCAGCGCGTGGCGATGGGCCGGGCGATTGCGCGCGACCCGGCGCTGTTTTTGTTTGATGAGCCGCTATCGAATCTCGATGCCAAATTGCGCGTCGAGATGCGTGCCGAAATCAAGCTGATGCACCAGCGCCTGGGCACCACCATCGTCTACGTCACGCATGACCAGATCGAGGCAATGACCCTGGGCGACCGTATCGCCGTGATGAAAGATGGCGTGGTGCAGCAGTACGGCAGCCCGCAAGAAATTTACGACCAGCCGCAAAACCTGTTCGTGGCCGGCTTCATCGGTTCGCCATCGATGAACTTCCTGCGCGGCAAACTGGCGGCACAAGGTGCCGGTGCGGTATTCGAACTCGAGCATGGCGGCACCATCACCGCGTTGCCCTTGCCGGATAGTTTGCTGCAATCGCCGGGGCTGATGACACGCATCGGCCACGAAGTCATTCTCGGCATCCGTCCGGAACACGTCACCGATGCCGAGAGTGCCCGCAACAACGTCGCCAGCGATGCGTACTGTCCGACCGAAGTCAGCTGCACGGTAGAGATGGTCGAACCGACCGGGCCGGACACGATGGTGTTCGTCTGGTTCAACCAGACCCGCGCCACCTGCCGCACCCATCCGCGCGCCGGAGCGATGCCGCGCGGGGTGATTACGCTGGCGTTTGATTTGTCGAAGGCGGTGTTGTTTGATCCGGTGAGTGAGGAGCGGATTGCTTGA